Proteins co-encoded in one Arachis hypogaea cultivar Tifrunner chromosome 11, arahy.Tifrunner.gnm2.J5K5, whole genome shotgun sequence genomic window:
- the LOC114924668 gene encoding uncharacterized protein → MTTNLVECINSVLKGARNLPVTALVKATFYRLNELFTRKRAEAEARITAGHVFSDVVTSKLHANQVASGNIQVSCFDRQNEVFEVCEMPSGLEFAVDLRGLRCDCGEFQVDRIPCRHVFAYCANQRLDWQLYVHDVYKMDQVRRVYRARFRPLGNPTT, encoded by the coding sequence ATGACGACGAATCTAGTGGAATGCATAAACTCAGTATTGAAGGGTGCTCGCAATCTACCCGTTACTGCCCTTGTGAAGGCAACATTTTACAGACTTAACGAGTTGTTCACACGAAAAAGAGCGGAGGCGGAAGCCCGGATTACTGCTGGGCATGTGTTTTCTGATGTCGTGACGTCGAAGTTACATGCAAACCAAGTTGCATCTGGAAACATACAGGTTAGTTGCTTTGACAGGCAGAATGAGGTCTTTGAGGTGTGTGAGATGCCTAGTGGACTTGAGTTTGCAGTCGACCTACGAGGCCTTCGATGTGATTGTGGTGAGTTCCAGGTAGATAGAATCCCCTGTCGACATGTGTTCGCATATTGTGCCAACCAGCGACTAGACTGGCAACTATATGTGCATGATGTGTATAAGATGGACCAAGTTCGGCGGGTGTACCGAGCAAGGTTTAGGCCACTAGGTAATCCGACTACATGA